In a genomic window of Dehalococcoidales bacterium:
- a CDS encoding Mut7-C RNAse domain-containing protein — protein sequence MAQTEELRFIVDANAGKLAGWLRMMGYNTLFFNFGQDGEMIKIATEENRIIVTRDTRIMERRVVKTGAVRAVLLTTDNPSKQMRQLFASIDIQVDFRPFSLCISCNQLLIKVAKEHVREKVPAYVYKTQDVFYCCQNCERIFWRGTHWQAMKQLLNEWRGLDVSNRQLPN from the coding sequence ATGGCTCAAACCGAAGAACTGCGTTTTATTGTAGATGCTAACGCTGGCAAGCTTGCGGGCTGGCTTCGCATGATGGGGTACAACACCCTGTTTTTTAACTTTGGGCAAGATGGCGAGATGATAAAAATCGCCACAGAAGAAAACCGTATCATTGTCACCCGCGATACCCGCATTATGGAACGCCGAGTGGTAAAAACAGGCGCTGTAAGAGCGGTTCTGCTAACTACCGATAATCCATCAAAACAAATGAGGCAGCTTTTTGCCTCGATTGATATACAGGTAGATTTCAGACCGTTTTCGCTTTGCATCAGCTGCAACCAGCTGCTGATAAAAGTTGCCAAAGAACATGTCAGGGAAAAAGTACCTGCATATGTTTATAAAACACAGGACGTCTTTTATTGCTGCCAGAATTGCGAGCGTATTTTTTGGCGCGGAACTCATTGGCAAGCCATGAAACAACTTCTCAATGAATGGCGCGGTTTAGATGTTAGTAATCGGCAACTTCCAAACTGA
- the nadC gene encoding carboxylating nicotinate-nucleotide diphosphorylase encodes MEAELNESIINQFLHRALEEDRVNDDVTTLLVIPDELNMDAIILAQEKGVLAGLDICSQAFKMVDKTLDITLYFQDGDVVNPGEAVIRIRGKAQGILRAERTALNVLGWMSGIASLAARFAERVKGTSAVICDTRKTKPTLRIFEKYAVKAGGGYNHRMNLADGVLIKDNHLNALRTSGKNLGEIVALARRNAPEEIKVEVEVTSYDEALQAADSGSDIILLDNMPSADMKKVAKALSGRVKLEASGGITLENVAEVAATGVDIISIGALTHSSKNMDFSLEVADY; translated from the coding sequence GTGGAAGCTGAGTTAAATGAATCAATAATAAACCAATTTCTTCACCGGGCATTGGAAGAAGATCGGGTCAACGATGATGTCACCACCTTGCTGGTTATACCTGATGAGTTGAACATGGATGCTATCATTCTGGCTCAGGAGAAAGGTGTATTAGCCGGATTAGATATCTGTTCACAAGCATTTAAAATGGTTGATAAGACGCTTGATATCACCCTGTATTTCCAAGATGGGGATGTCGTTAATCCCGGAGAAGCTGTAATTCGCATCAGGGGTAAAGCGCAGGGGATTTTACGTGCAGAGCGAACTGCGCTGAATGTGCTGGGCTGGATGAGCGGCATCGCATCCCTGGCTGCCCGGTTTGCAGAACGGGTGAAGGGCACCAGTGCTGTTATTTGTGATACCCGAAAAACAAAACCAACTCTCCGGATATTTGAAAAATACGCAGTCAAGGCTGGTGGGGGATATAACCATCGAATGAACTTGGCCGATGGAGTGTTGATAAAGGATAATCATCTCAACGCACTTAGAACATCTGGAAAAAACCTGGGGGAAATCGTAGCTCTTGCCAGGAGAAATGCCCCGGAAGAAATCAAAGTAGAAGTTGAGGTTACCAGTTATGATGAGGCTCTGCAGGCTGCTGATTCAGGGTCAGATATCATCCTGCTGGACAATATGCCTTCGGCTGATATGAAGAAAGTAGCCAAAGCTCTTTCAGGAAGAGTTAAACTGGAGGCTTCAGGCGGAATAACACTGGAAAACGTCGCTGAGGTAGCAGCTACCGGTGTAGATATTATCTCTATCGGAGCGTTAACGCATTCATCTAAAAACATGGATTTCAGTTTGGAAGTTGCCGATTACTAA
- the nadB gene encoding L-aspartate oxidase, with translation MIVGSGIAGLYSALLAVRYGTVLLVTKGKLSDCNSRLAQGGVAAAIGLGDSSEIHTKDTLKAGAGLCDENAVRILTEEAPARIADLVQMGVDFDTVDGQIALTLEAAHSMARILHAGGDATGARIEEALSRLVLNSRIHLEENSLVCEIITNNGIADGIKLFGDRPGEFKQLRSRFVILATGGAGQLYRLTTNPAVATGDGVALAYRAGAQVTDIEFFQFHPTALCIPGLSPFLISEAVRGEGGVLLNSSGERFMPQYAREAELAPRDVVARSIVAEMTKTSTDSVFLDIRHMSPRRIAARFPQIYRFCLENGLDITREPIPVAPAAHYMIGGVQVDYYGETNIKNLFVAGEASCTGVHGANRLASNSLMEVLVYSHRIIDCTVNRETINKTPPVIETVALRLPVSELAGGVDAPTLECLQNLLWYKAGILRNEKGLAEARQILSSWQAQMNNPEGQKEFELSNLVLIARLLVEAAFTRKESRGAHYLEEYPQKSEEWQRHIVFKKE, from the coding sequence ATCATCGTTGGCAGCGGTATAGCCGGGCTATATTCAGCTCTTCTGGCTGTGCGGTATGGAACTGTCCTGCTGGTTACCAAAGGTAAGCTAAGCGATTGCAACTCACGCCTTGCCCAGGGTGGTGTTGCTGCTGCCATTGGCCTGGGGGATTCATCTGAAATCCATACGAAAGATACCCTGAAAGCAGGAGCTGGCCTTTGTGATGAAAACGCGGTGAGAATATTAACAGAGGAAGCTCCTGCCCGGATTGCCGATCTGGTACAGATGGGGGTAGATTTCGATACCGTTGATGGACAGATAGCACTTACGCTGGAAGCAGCGCACAGCATGGCGCGTATTCTGCATGCAGGAGGGGATGCTACTGGAGCCCGTATAGAAGAAGCTTTAAGCCGCCTGGTTCTAAATTCACGTATTCATCTGGAAGAGAATTCCCTGGTTTGCGAGATAATAACTAATAATGGAATTGCTGATGGGATAAAATTATTTGGAGACCGTCCCGGGGAATTCAAACAGCTGCGGTCCCGGTTTGTTATCCTGGCTACTGGTGGTGCAGGTCAACTTTATCGTCTTACTACAAACCCGGCGGTAGCTACTGGAGACGGTGTAGCTCTTGCCTATAGGGCTGGAGCGCAGGTAACAGATATTGAATTTTTCCAGTTTCATCCTACAGCTCTCTGTATTCCCGGCCTCTCGCCCTTTCTGATTTCTGAAGCCGTCAGGGGTGAGGGGGGTGTGCTTTTAAACTCCAGTGGAGAAAGATTTATGCCGCAATATGCACGAGAGGCAGAGCTTGCTCCTCGAGATGTGGTGGCGCGCTCCATCGTGGCTGAAATGACAAAAACCAGTACGGATAGCGTTTTTCTTGATATACGCCATATGTCTCCACGGCGGATTGCTGCACGCTTTCCGCAGATATATCGTTTTTGTCTGGAAAACGGGCTCGATATTACCAGAGAGCCGATACCAGTAGCCCCAGCTGCCCATTATATGATCGGGGGTGTGCAGGTTGACTATTACGGAGAGACAAATATAAAGAATCTGTTTGTTGCCGGAGAAGCCTCTTGCACCGGAGTACATGGCGCTAACCGCCTGGCCTCCAATTCTTTAATGGAGGTTCTGGTGTATAGTCATCGCATAATAGATTGCACTGTGAACAGGGAAACAATTAATAAAACACCCCCTGTAATAGAAACAGTAGCATTGCGGTTGCCGGTTTCGGAACTGGCTGGCGGTGTTGACGCACCTACGCTTGAATGCCTGCAAAACCTTCTATGGTATAAAGCTGGTATTTTAAGAAATGAAAAAGGCCTGGCCGAAGCCAGACAGATTTTGTCAAGCTGGCAGGCACAAATGAATAATCCGGAAGGGCAAAAGGAATTTGAGCTCAGCAACCTGGTTTTAATAGCACGCTTGCTGGTAGAAGCAGCCTTTACCAGGAAAGAAAGCCGCGGCGCTCATTATCTTGAAGAGTATCCCCAAAAGAGCGAAGAATGGCAAAGACATATTGTTTTCAAGAAGGAGTAA